The Niallia alba genome includes a window with the following:
- a CDS encoding winged helix-turn-helix transcriptional regulator, producing the protein MENKKYNISVEATLEVIGGKWKCVILCHLTHGKKRTSELKRLMPNITQKMLTQQLRELEEDGVINRIIYQQIPPKVEYELSDYGKSLEPILNALCAWGDTHITKIYGDKNLVLEDSVLNK; encoded by the coding sequence ATGGAAAATAAGAAATATAATATATCCGTCGAAGCCACTTTAGAAGTAATTGGGGGGAAGTGGAAATGTGTGATTTTATGCCACTTAACACATGGTAAAAAGAGAACAAGTGAGTTAAAACGATTAATGCCAAATATTACACAAAAAATGCTTACACAACAATTAAGAGAATTAGAAGAAGATGGCGTAATTAACCGTATTATCTATCAGCAAATACCACCAAAAGTAGAATATGAATTAAGTGACTATGGAAAAAGTTTAGAGCCTATTTTAAATGCCCTTTGTGCTTGGGGAGACACTCATATAACTAAAATTTATGGAGATAAAAATTTAGTGTTGGAAGATAGTGTGCTAAATAAATAA
- a CDS encoding MFS transporter, producing the protein MKHRKNTFALIALAISAFAIGTTEFISVGLLPLIAEDFHIGITTAGLTVSIYALGVTIGAPVLTAITSNFSRKSLLLWIMIVFIIGNSIAAFAPNITILLIARIVSAFAHGIFMSIGSTIAADLVEKEKRASAISIMFSGLTVATVTGVPFGTFIGQHFGWRLAFIIIVIIGIIAFIANGVLIPSNLSKGGRATFKDQLRLITNARLLMLFLITALGYGGTFVVFTYLSPLLHEITGFQQNTVAGILLLYGVAIAIGNMIGGKLSNKNPLQALFYMFIVQAMVLFILSFTLPFKVIGLISILFMGLLAFMNVPGLQVYVVMLAERYVPSAVDVASAVNIAAFNAGIAIGSYLGGIVTNSLGLIHTSWVGGIMVVAAIFLTGFSLVLEKNSLQKGVLTR; encoded by the coding sequence TTGAAGCATAGAAAGAATACTTTCGCTTTAATTGCATTAGCTATTAGTGCTTTTGCGATTGGGACTACGGAATTTATAAGTGTTGGTTTACTTCCATTAATAGCGGAAGATTTTCATATAGGGATTACAACAGCGGGATTAACCGTTTCTATTTATGCACTCGGCGTCACCATCGGAGCACCAGTTTTGACAGCTATTACTTCAAATTTTTCACGAAAATCACTATTATTGTGGATCATGATTGTTTTTATTATCGGCAATAGTATAGCTGCATTTGCACCAAATATCACAATCTTACTGATTGCACGTATTGTATCAGCTTTTGCTCACGGTATATTTATGTCAATTGGTTCAACCATAGCAGCAGATTTAGTAGAAAAAGAAAAAAGAGCAAGTGCAATCTCTATTATGTTCTCCGGATTAACCGTTGCAACCGTAACGGGAGTTCCATTTGGGACATTTATCGGACAACACTTTGGATGGAGATTGGCATTTATCATCATTGTTATTATTGGAATTATTGCGTTTATCGCAAATGGTGTACTTATACCAAGTAACTTATCTAAGGGCGGCCGTGCAACCTTTAAAGACCAATTGCGGTTAATTACAAACGCTCGACTTTTAATGCTCTTTTTAATTACGGCATTAGGATATGGTGGAACTTTTGTCGTTTTCACTTATCTTTCTCCATTGCTGCATGAAATAACAGGATTTCAGCAAAATACGGTAGCAGGAATTTTATTATTGTATGGCGTGGCAATTGCGATTGGGAACATGATTGGTGGCAAGCTATCTAATAAAAATCCGCTACAGGCATTATTTTATATGTTTATCGTTCAAGCAATGGTACTGTTCATTTTATCTTTTACGCTGCCATTTAAAGTAATTGGCTTAATAAGCATTCTTTTTATGGGATTATTGGCGTTTATGAATGTTCCGGGATTGCAGGTTTACGTAGTAATGCTTGCAGAACGCTATGTACCAAGTGCGGTAGATGTTGCTTCTGCTGTTAATATTGCTGCCTTTAATGCAGGAATTGCTATCGGTTCTTATTTAGGAGGAATAGTAACCAATTCACTAGGACTAATCCATACTTCTTGGGTTGGCGGAATAATGGTTGTCGCTGCTATCTTCCTAACAGGTTTCAGTTTAGTTTTAGAAAAAAATTCATTACAAAAAGGAGTTTTAACACGATGA
- a CDS encoding ArsR/SmtB family transcription factor produces MSEFNDKNESMNPINKHELDEETLFIVSQTFKALSDPTRIKILHLLSKKQHSVNEIAENLHMLQSTVSHQLRFLKNLRLVKYKREGTTMIYSCDDEHVMGVLKQMIDHARHH; encoded by the coding sequence ATGAGCGAATTTAATGATAAAAATGAATCAATGAATCCAATAAATAAGCATGAATTGGATGAAGAAACACTATTTATTGTTTCTCAAACGTTTAAAGCACTATCAGACCCTACAAGGATAAAAATCCTCCATTTATTGTCAAAAAAGCAGCATTCTGTTAATGAAATCGCAGAAAATCTGCATATGCTCCAATCGACTGTTTCTCATCAACTTCGTTTTTTAAAGAATTTGCGCTTAGTTAAATATAAGCGAGAAGGAACAACAATGATTTATTCCTGTGATGATGAGCATGTAATGGGTGTATTAAAACAAATGATTGATCATGCAAGACATCACTAA
- a CDS encoding aldo/keto reductase has protein sequence MKNLQDTVNLTNGVKMPWLGLGVFKVEEGQILVDAVSSAIKNGYRSIDTAAIYGNEAGVGEGIKKGMQEAGVAREDLFITSKVWTDDLGYEETLKAYEVSLEKLGLDYLDLYLIHWPKEGKYKEAWRALETLYKAGKVRAIGVSNFQIHHLEELMKDAEMKPMINQIELHPRLTQKELIAYCVSLGIQVEAWSPLMQGQLLDQPELVEIATKYQKSVAQVIIRWDLQNGIVTIPKSVKEHRIIENGNVFDFTLTKEEMDKIDALNMDQRVGPDPDNFDF, from the coding sequence ATGAAAAACTTACAAGATACAGTTAATTTAACAAACGGAGTAAAGATGCCTTGGTTAGGATTAGGCGTATTTAAGGTGGAAGAAGGTCAAATACTCGTTGATGCTGTAAGCTCTGCGATTAAAAATGGCTATCGCAGCATTGATACGGCAGCTATTTATGGGAATGAAGCTGGAGTTGGTGAAGGAATAAAAAAAGGAATGCAAGAAGCAGGAGTTGCGAGAGAAGACTTGTTTATTACTTCAAAAGTATGGACAGACGATTTAGGCTATGAAGAGACACTAAAAGCTTATGAAGTAAGTCTAGAAAAATTGGGACTAGATTATTTAGATTTATACCTTATTCATTGGCCAAAAGAAGGCAAATATAAAGAAGCATGGAGAGCATTAGAAACACTATACAAAGCGGGGAAAGTAAGAGCGATTGGGGTAAGTAATTTTCAAATCCATCATTTAGAGGAATTAATGAAAGATGCAGAAATGAAACCAATGATCAATCAAATTGAATTGCATCCACGCCTAACGCAGAAAGAATTAATTGCTTATTGTGTGAGTCTTGGAATTCAAGTAGAAGCATGGTCTCCATTAATGCAAGGCCAATTATTAGATCAGCCTGAATTAGTAGAGATTGCTACAAAGTATCAGAAATCTGTTGCGCAAGTAATTATTCGATGGGATTTGCAAAATGGTATTGTTACGATTCCGAAATCCGTGAAAGAGCACCGTATAATCGAAAATGGAAATGTATTTGATTTTACTTTAACAAAAGAAGAAATGGATAAGATCGATGCATTAAACATGGATCAACGAGTTGGTCCAGATCCAGATAATTTTGATTTTTAA
- the rpiB gene encoding ribose 5-phosphate isomerase B: MKIAIASDHGGYQLKEAVKAHLLKTGLEVEDFGCHSRESVDFPDYAKNVGESIVNGANQLGILCCGTGIGMSIAANKITGIRAAVVGDVFSAKATREHNDSNILCLGERVTGEGLACLIVDTWLSAEFLGGRHTNRINGIKELESYYC; encoded by the coding sequence ATGAAAATAGCAATAGCTAGTGATCATGGCGGATATCAGCTAAAAGAAGCGGTAAAAGCACATCTACTTAAAACTGGCTTGGAAGTAGAGGATTTTGGTTGTCATAGTCGGGAAAGTGTAGATTTTCCAGATTACGCCAAAAATGTTGGCGAATCTATTGTGAATGGAGCGAACCAATTAGGGATTTTGTGCTGTGGAACGGGGATTGGTATGAGTATTGCTGCAAATAAAATCACTGGAATACGTGCCGCGGTTGTCGGAGATGTGTTCTCAGCTAAAGCAACAAGAGAACATAATGATAGCAATATCCTTTGTTTAGGAGAAAGAGTTACTGGTGAAGGATTAGCATGCTTAATTGTAGATACGTGGTTAAGCGCAGAATTTCTAGGTGGAAGACATACTAATAGAATTAATGGAATTAAAGAATTAGAATCATATTATTGTTAA
- a CDS encoding S41 family peptidase encodes MNRKWLAIYMAGSLLAGSGMTYMGITVLEKRQGDQTNDQTSETTSLYKLDKAYQIILQNYVENVDKQKLEDGAIKGMLATLEDPYSVYMDQEAAKQFEQALDSSFEGIGAEISIEEDKMIIVSPIKGSPAEKAGIKPQDQIISVNGEKVEGKDLNDVIGQIRGEKGTKVELEIKRASVDKPLKVDIVRDEVPQITVYSDIKKDGGEKIGYIEITSFSKDTASEFEKALSTLEKNEISGLILDVRGNPGGLLTSVNAIVEQFLTDHKPYLQVENRNGDREPFYSDLNKQKDYPVVVLIDNGSASASEILAAALKEGADYPLIGENSFGKGTVQQPILMDDGSEIKLTVSKWLTPDGNWIHKKGIKPTIEVKQTDLYHTHPLQIVDSLKLEDNDEQVKYAQEILTSLGFTTDRQDGYYSPQTEVAVRAFQDKNTLEVTGIIDSKTAAKLEEAVKIAKQKDENDIQLQTAIRYLVH; translated from the coding sequence ATGAATCGAAAATGGTTGGCTATTTACATGGCAGGCTCCTTACTAGCGGGGTCAGGAATGACATATATGGGAATAACCGTTTTAGAAAAAAGACAAGGGGATCAAACGAATGATCAAACAAGTGAGACAACATCTCTTTATAAGTTAGATAAAGCCTATCAGATCATCCTGCAAAATTATGTAGAAAATGTAGACAAGCAGAAATTAGAGGATGGAGCAATCAAAGGGATGCTCGCTACCTTGGAGGATCCATATTCTGTTTATATGGATCAAGAGGCTGCAAAACAATTTGAACAGGCATTAGATTCTTCTTTTGAAGGAATTGGCGCAGAAATTAGTATAGAAGAAGATAAAATGATCATTGTTTCTCCAATTAAAGGTTCTCCAGCAGAAAAAGCGGGCATTAAACCACAAGATCAAATTATTTCCGTTAATGGAGAAAAGGTAGAAGGAAAAGACTTAAATGACGTAATTGGCCAAATTAGAGGGGAAAAAGGAACCAAGGTTGAACTAGAAATTAAACGAGCATCGGTAGATAAACCGCTAAAGGTAGACATTGTACGAGATGAAGTTCCCCAAATAACGGTTTATTCTGATATCAAAAAAGATGGTGGAGAAAAGATTGGCTATATAGAAATTACGTCTTTTTCTAAAGATACGGCAAGTGAATTTGAAAAAGCGTTAAGTACTTTAGAGAAAAATGAAATTTCTGGTCTTATCTTAGACGTCCGCGGTAATCCTGGTGGATTGCTTACTAGTGTGAACGCTATTGTGGAGCAATTTTTAACTGACCATAAACCTTATTTACAAGTAGAGAATAGAAATGGAGACCGCGAACCGTTTTATTCTGATTTAAATAAACAAAAGGACTATCCAGTTGTAGTGCTGATTGATAATGGTAGTGCGTCCGCTTCGGAAATTTTAGCTGCTGCCTTGAAAGAAGGGGCAGATTATCCGCTAATTGGGGAGAATTCCTTTGGAAAAGGAACAGTCCAACAACCAATTTTGATGGATGATGGCAGTGAAATCAAATTAACCGTTTCTAAATGGCTGACTCCTGATGGAAATTGGATCCATAAAAAAGGAATAAAACCAACCATTGAAGTAAAGCAAACAGATTTATATCACACTCATCCTTTGCAAATTGTAGACTCGCTAAAGTTAGAAGATAATGATGAACAAGTCAAATATGCACAAGAAATTTTGACAAGCCTAGGGTTCACGACAGATCGACAAGATGGCTATTATAGTCCGCAAACAGAAGTTGCTGTGCGAGCATTCCAAGATAAAAACACGCTCGAGGTAACTGGCATAATTGATTCAAAAACGGCTGCGAAGCTGGAAGAAGCGGTTAAAATAGCGAAGCAAAAAGACGAAAATGATATCCAATTACAAACGGCTATACGATATTTAGTACATTAA
- a CDS encoding 6-phosphofructokinase, whose product MLKVGVIVLGCVPSGVKQILHRLYEELASMHQLFGLEIDRESGEVTYTELKEVSDAPYLSHAILKVSSTPVNYQWNQALAPMDMTVVIGDAHAKEIWQTSIANKEAIRTLFVPVSIYNNMKGNDWTLGYDTALNSITQNVLKVQDTIHSLKYDKPRLFGFSIEGNPSTNMLQDISLAVDGNYLAVDYEEEEITALCDAIMKRYTYIKTSNVLIYSETSKEVIQNSVISKLDVDWKYTEIDEALCMGVNPTAIDRILANELADEVLRWIKNNCLTGELAVQKDGIQFK is encoded by the coding sequence ATGTTGAAGGTTGGTGTGATTGTCTTAGGTTGTGTGCCTTCAGGGGTAAAACAAATTCTTCATCGATTATATGAGGAGTTAGCTTCTATGCATCAACTATTTGGACTTGAAATAGACAGAGAATCAGGTGAAGTCACTTATACGGAATTGAAAGAAGTTAGTGATGCACCATATTTAAGCCATGCTATCTTAAAGGTAAGCTCTACACCAGTAAACTATCAGTGGAATCAAGCACTTGCTCCAATGGATATGACAGTTGTAATTGGGGATGCGCATGCCAAAGAAATATGGCAAACTTCTATAGCCAATAAAGAAGCCATTCGTACCTTATTTGTTCCAGTTTCCATTTACAATAACATGAAAGGAAATGACTGGACTTTAGGGTATGATACAGCACTTAACAGTATTACTCAGAATGTGTTAAAAGTTCAGGATACCATTCATTCTCTTAAATATGATAAACCAAGATTATTTGGTTTTTCGATAGAGGGGAATCCGTCGACCAATATGTTGCAGGACATCTCTCTTGCAGTGGATGGGAACTATTTAGCAGTAGATTACGAGGAAGAAGAAATTACCGCCTTATGTGACGCAATAATGAAGAGGTATACATATATAAAAACTTCTAATGTCTTAATATACAGCGAAACTTCAAAAGAGGTAATCCAAAATTCCGTGATTAGTAAGCTTGATGTAGATTGGAAATATACAGAAATTGATGAAGCATTATGCATGGGAGTAAACCCAACAGCCATCGATCGAATCCTTGCAAACGAACTAGCAGATGAAGTATTAAGATGGATAAAAAATAATTGTTTAACAGGTGAACTCGCCGTTCAAAAGGATGGAATTCAATTTAAATAA
- the tkt gene encoding transketolase: MSNQVKTNIEQLAINTIRTLSIDAIEKSNSGHPGMPMGAAPMAYTLWAKEMNHNPANPNWFNRDRFVLSAGHGSMLLYSLLHLFNYGVSIDDLKNFRQWGSKTPGHPEFGHTPGVEATTGPLGQGIAMAVGMAMAERHLAETYNKENYPVVDHYTYSICGDGDLMEGVSAEAASLAGHLKLGRLVVLYDSNDISLDGDLNLSFSESVQKRFEAYGWEVIRVEDGNDLTEIQAAIAQAKKSAVPTLIEVKTVIGYGSPNKGGKSASHGAPLGASETQLTKQTYGWSYEEAFHVPTEVSEHYTALAQEGADKEKAWNELYEGYKAAYPELATQLETAIKGELPEGLQESLPEFNAGDSMATRDSSGKTIQAIASAVPSFFGGSADLAGSNKTLITSEKNFAIDGYAGRNIWFGVREFAMGAALNGLALHGGVKVFGATFFVFSDYLRPAIRLAALMKLPVTYVFTHDSIAVGEDGPTHEPVEQLASLRAMPGLSIIRPADAKETAAAWQLAVESTDTPTALVLTRQNLPTLDLTKAEAYEGVKKGAYTVSTGKEAAQALILASGSEVSLAMNAQAALAEEGISVNVVSMPSWDRFEKQSAEYKESVLPESVQARVAIEAGASLGWREYIGSKGEHITIDHFGASAPADKLFQEYGFTVENVVAKVKSSIAKTK; this comes from the coding sequence ATGAGTAATCAAGTAAAAACAAATATTGAACAATTAGCAATTAATACGATTCGTACTTTATCAATCGACGCTATTGAAAAATCAAATTCTGGTCACCCAGGAATGCCGATGGGGGCAGCTCCAATGGCATATACACTATGGGCAAAAGAAATGAATCATAATCCAGCTAACCCTAACTGGTTCAACCGTGACCGCTTTGTGTTATCAGCAGGACATGGTTCTATGCTTCTATATAGCTTGTTACATTTATTCAATTATGGTGTTTCAATTGATGATTTAAAGAACTTCCGTCAATGGGGAAGCAAAACTCCAGGTCATCCAGAATTCGGACATACACCAGGTGTTGAAGCAACTACTGGTCCATTAGGACAAGGTATTGCAATGGCAGTGGGGATGGCAATGGCAGAAAGACATTTAGCAGAAACATATAATAAAGAAAATTATCCAGTGGTAGACCACTATACGTACAGCATTTGTGGTGATGGTGATTTAATGGAAGGTGTATCTGCAGAAGCTGCTTCACTTGCAGGTCACTTAAAATTAGGCAGATTAGTAGTTTTATATGATTCAAATGATATTTCTTTAGATGGAGATTTAAATCTTTCTTTCTCTGAGAGTGTCCAAAAACGTTTTGAAGCATATGGATGGGAAGTTATTCGCGTCGAAGATGGCAATGACTTAACAGAAATTCAAGCAGCAATTGCGCAAGCAAAAAAATCAGCTGTACCTACATTAATCGAAGTGAAAACAGTAATTGGTTATGGTTCTCCAAATAAAGGTGGAAAATCAGCATCACACGGTGCACCACTAGGAGCTTCTGAAACACAATTAACGAAACAAACATATGGTTGGTCATATGAAGAGGCATTCCATGTTCCGACAGAAGTTTCTGAGCACTATACAGCATTAGCGCAAGAAGGCGCAGATAAAGAAAAAGCTTGGAACGAATTATATGAAGGCTATAAAGCTGCTTATCCAGAGCTAGCAACTCAATTAGAAACAGCTATCAAAGGCGAGCTACCTGAAGGTTTACAAGAGAGCTTACCTGAATTTAACGCTGGAGATTCTATGGCAACAAGAGACTCTTCTGGTAAAACAATTCAAGCTATTGCTAGTGCGGTACCTTCTTTCTTTGGTGGATCTGCAGACCTTGCTGGTTCAAACAAAACATTAATAACTAGTGAGAAGAACTTTGCGATTGATGGCTATGCTGGCAGAAATATTTGGTTTGGTGTACGTGAATTTGCTATGGGAGCAGCGCTAAATGGTTTAGCACTTCATGGTGGTGTGAAAGTATTTGGAGCAACATTCTTCGTATTCTCTGATTATTTACGTCCAGCAATCCGTTTAGCAGCATTGATGAAATTACCAGTAACGTATGTATTCACACATGATAGTATCGCAGTTGGTGAAGATGGTCCAACTCATGAGCCAGTTGAGCAACTAGCTTCTCTACGAGCAATGCCAGGACTTTCTATCATTCGTCCAGCAGACGCAAAAGAAACAGCTGCTGCATGGCAACTTGCTGTAGAAAGCACAGATACACCGACAGCTCTTGTATTAACACGTCAAAACTTGCCAACATTAGACTTAACAAAAGCAGAAGCATATGAAGGTGTGAAAAAAGGTGCTTACACTGTTTCAACTGGTAAAGAAGCAGCTCAAGCATTAATCTTAGCATCTGGTTCTGAAGTATCTCTTGCAATGAACGCACAAGCAGCGTTAGCAGAAGAAGGAATTTCAGTAAATGTGGTAAGTATGCCAAGCTGGGATCGTTTTGAAAAACAATCTGCTGAATACAAAGAAAGTGTATTACCAGAAAGTGTTCAAGCACGTGTTGCAATTGAAGCTGGTGCATCTCTTGGTTGGAGAGAATACATTGGTTCTAAAGGAGAGCATATTACGATTGATCATTTCGGTGCATCTGCTCCTGCAGATAAACTTTTCCAAGAGTATGGATTTACGGTAGAAAATGTAGTTGCGAAAGTAAAATCTTCTATCGCAAAAACAAAATAA
- a CDS encoding heavy metal translocating P-type ATPase → MGEEKQLLKKEFTLEGLDCANCAMKIENGISSINGVSECNVNFATQTLSLQLDESEQNNILAKAEKTITRLEPHVKMVEKRKRTTSSASHNHAHDHKHDHDSHGHSHDHGAENTKKLIGRLIAGTIVAAIGIIAPFTGIIEFALFFLAYLIVGGDILFRAIKNILRGQVFDEHFLMSIATLGAFAIQEYPEGVAVMLFYQIGELFQGVAVNRSRKSITSLMDIRPDYANVKDGTELKKMPPEQVKIGDIIMVKPGEKIPLDGRVIEGSSSVDTSALTGESVPRDIEIGNEVLSGFINNHGVLTIEVTKDFGESTVTKILELVQNASNRKAPTENFITKFARYYTPVVVITAALLAIVPPLLISGATFSDWLYRALVFLVISCPCALVVSIPLGFFGGIGAASKKGILVKGSNYLEALNDVKYIVFDKTGTLTKGVFEVNSIKASPGFSEEEVLEYAAYAEAHSNHPIAESIRKAYHAQIIEERLEEYQELSGHGIIVKFDGKKVLAGNQKLMLKENIDYLQNEEVGTVIYVAVNQEFIGSIVISDQVKEDAEEAIQRLKELGIKKTVMLTGDAKKVGDKIGALLKIDEVHAELLPQHKVEEIEKLDAQKQVKEKILFVGDGINDTPVLARADVGMAMGGLGADAAIEAADIVIMTDEPSKIATALSVAKRTRRIVWQNIIFALGVKAIFLLLGAFGIATMWEAVFSDVGVTVLAVLNAMRVLRIKEL, encoded by the coding sequence ATGGGAGAAGAGAAGCAGCTATTGAAAAAAGAATTTACATTAGAAGGCTTAGATTGTGCTAATTGTGCAATGAAAATAGAAAATGGAATTTCCTCCATTAATGGAGTTAGTGAATGTAATGTGAACTTTGCTACACAAACGTTAAGTTTACAGTTAGATGAATCGGAACAAAACAATATTTTAGCAAAGGCTGAAAAAACAATTACGAGACTAGAACCACATGTGAAAATGGTGGAAAAGAGAAAAAGAACTACTTCTTCTGCCTCCCATAATCATGCACATGATCACAAGCATGACCACGATTCGCATGGACATTCGCATGATCACGGTGCGGAAAATACAAAGAAATTAATTGGAAGATTAATCGCTGGAACGATTGTTGCAGCGATTGGAATTATAGCTCCGTTTACTGGAATTATCGAATTTGCTCTATTCTTCTTGGCATATTTAATTGTTGGGGGAGACATTTTATTTAGAGCGATAAAAAACATTTTACGTGGGCAAGTATTTGATGAACATTTTCTAATGTCAATTGCAACATTAGGCGCATTTGCTATTCAGGAATATCCTGAAGGAGTAGCGGTTATGCTTTTCTATCAAATAGGTGAGCTATTCCAAGGGGTAGCCGTCAATCGTTCCAGAAAATCGATTACTAGCTTAATGGATATACGGCCAGACTATGCAAATGTAAAGGATGGAACAGAATTAAAGAAGATGCCACCAGAGCAAGTGAAAATTGGTGATATCATTATGGTAAAGCCAGGGGAAAAAATTCCGCTTGATGGACGGGTTATAGAAGGAAGCTCTTCTGTCGATACATCAGCGTTAACAGGCGAGTCCGTCCCTCGTGATATCGAGATTGGTAATGAGGTACTAAGTGGATTTATTAATAATCACGGAGTACTAACAATCGAAGTAACAAAGGATTTTGGAGAATCAACAGTCACGAAAATATTAGAGCTTGTACAAAATGCAAGTAATCGCAAAGCACCTACTGAAAATTTTATTACTAAATTTGCAAGATATTATACGCCGGTAGTAGTGATTACAGCTGCTTTATTAGCTATCGTGCCACCCCTATTAATAAGTGGTGCAACTTTCTCAGACTGGTTGTATCGTGCACTAGTCTTCCTTGTTATTTCTTGTCCTTGTGCTCTTGTTGTCTCTATACCGTTAGGATTCTTTGGCGGAATTGGTGCAGCATCAAAAAAGGGGATCTTAGTAAAAGGGAGCAATTATTTAGAAGCATTAAATGATGTTAAGTATATTGTTTTCGATAAAACTGGTACTTTAACAAAAGGAGTATTTGAAGTAAATTCAATCAAAGCCTCTCCTGGATTTTCAGAAGAAGAAGTTTTGGAATATGCAGCTTATGCAGAAGCGCATTCTAATCATCCGATTGCGGAATCCATTAGAAAAGCATATCATGCTCAAATAATCGAGGAACGTTTGGAAGAATATCAGGAACTATCTGGCCATGGAATTATTGTGAAGTTTGATGGGAAGAAAGTGCTAGCTGGTAATCAAAAATTGATGTTAAAAGAAAACATAGATTACTTACAAAACGAAGAAGTTGGTACGGTTATTTATGTGGCAGTAAATCAAGAATTTATTGGTTCCATTGTTATTTCTGATCAGGTAAAAGAAGATGCAGAAGAAGCTATTCAACGTTTAAAAGAGTTGGGGATAAAGAAAACGGTCATGTTAACCGGTGATGCTAAAAAGGTTGGCGATAAGATCGGCGCTTTATTAAAAATAGATGAAGTTCATGCGGAGCTGTTGCCACAGCATAAAGTCGAGGAAATAGAGAAACTAGATGCACAAAAGCAGGTGAAAGAAAAAATTTTATTTGTTGGGGATGGGATAAATGATACTCCTGTTTTAGCAAGAGCTGATGTAGGAATGGCAATGGGCGGTTTAGGTGCAGATGCAGCGATTGAGGCAGCAGATATTGTCATTATGACAGATGAACCTTCTAAAATAGCAACAGCGCTGTCTGTTGCAAAACGTACAAGACGAATTGTATGGCAAAATATTATATTCGCCTTAGGGGTCAAAGCGATCTTTTTATTACTTGGAGCCTTTGGCATTGCAACGATGTGGGAAGCAGTTTTCTCCGATGTAGGTGTTACGGTTCTTGCCGTTCTAAATGCAATGCGCGTGCTGAGGATAAAAGAGTTGTAA